Genomic DNA from Schistosoma haematobium chromosome 1, whole genome shotgun sequence:
TAAAGTCAGTGAAAAACAAAGTTCAAATGCTGGAGACGGGATTCTGTAAATTAACTTGCGACTAGACAGCCATCGACTTATACGCGCGTAAACTATGTTGATGAATCTCTTGAAAGCTTGTGGAGCGGTTTTCAAACTGAATGACACACTTATATTACAACTTACTTAAGCCTATTAACCCTCGTGGAAGAGCAAAGGTCATCCACCAGCATTCCTCATCCAACTCGATTCTGAGAAATCTTTTCCAGTACTCTCCAGTGGCCACAAAtcctttcatatctgctttgaATTCCTGAGGCAGTGTTTTtaatttggtcttcctcttttctgtttcctttCAAGATGTCAAGTAAGCGCTTGACTCATGAtgaagtttggtgatttccgtactGTCTGTCTTATTcactttcattgttttttcctaattttcaattcaactggaagctggtttattctctcctatagtaggctgttgctaataGTTTCCAGTCAATGGACAGATAGTATCGTGCataaaaaattgtttataaatacttgtacaattTGATAATGactgtagtagttctccacgtttaaGCTCTgaacagtagaactatcttgacgttcgtgttGAGGATGctgactttggtattggttgacagttgttttgagtctcACACGTTTTTCAGCTGCAGGGAGGCGGCCTTTGCTTTACTAATCCTAGcccttacgtctgcatcgggTCATCCACgtccatcaatgatgctgtccaggtacgtgaaagattcgaCCTACTCGATAGTTTCTCCAAGTGTGGTTGCTGGTTGCAAACTGAATTTTCGTTCAGGTTTATCGTGACAGGTTTGGGATCATTAAAACTGCACAGTTTCTGGAGGACTTATCATGGGTGTTGTTGTAAGAGTACTGATTTTAGTTATATATTACCAGGGAACTAGAGACAGATGTTTTACGTGAAGGGCTTTTTTGAGGAATCTTAGACCATTTGTGATCATGGCAGATGTTCAGAAAGGAAGTGATGGTATTACGGAAATGTTATTTCGTTTTTGTAGACTGAGCTTTCTCTTAACATAATAAACCTCAGTGCCAGTTTTTTTGGTGGTATCCAGGAcgtgaagaataaatgaagcTCATTTGTAAGCAAATACAATAAGCTGATCTGTGGTGTTATTTAAGAACGAAATGAGAACTGCTTGCATCTTCTGGAGGAGCTTAGATATAAAGAGTTTTCTGAAATGAAATTCGCTGAAAGTTCGTTTACCAATGATGTCACTCATAAGTCGGGACATTTTCATCGCTTTTCGGTCTCATGATTCGTTATTGCGTGAGAGCTGGTTTAGCTTTTGTCAATCAGTTAGGTCTCCACATATGCGGATGGTCTTTATCAAAGCGTTTCGTTCGGTATAGAAGATTACATCGAAACCACCACTGAAGACGTCAAGGGTTATGACAGATCAGTAATAATGTTGATTACTTATAGAACTATTTGTTACGTGGATTTATGTACCACTACAGGTTTATTGAACTCCATAGATTTATATGAATTGTCTCGTTCTCCTATCAGAATAAAATCTCCCTAAACCTCATATCTATACACAGCATTCTCCTTCCACGGCACAAAAATTATTCACTCAATCGCAGAGTTACGGACAAGTAGATTTCATGCCACTTAAACAAATGAGATAAGCGTGGCTCTCGCATTTCAAAAGTGCATGATTGATTTCTCATGTCGAACATAAAAATAACTTTTTCAGGATATTTTTTTCACTAATGACTTAGATTTAGCTTAAGTGCTACTTTGTCCTTATATAAAAAGCTGCCGTGGCAATGTTGCTTTAAGGCACTCCTGAACAATCTTTCAAGAATTAAAGCCCCTCCCAAGTGAAGAGACAAGAGGCAAGCTGGGCTACACAAAGAAATAGTTCCACGGATTTAACAAATTTTCAGCATTAGCAGCCATTCCTTGAGTTCATATTAACATTTGTGCCGATGAAATTATATACTTTACTAAAAAGGGAAATACTCTTTAGCAAGTGACCATAGGTATAGCATAATATGTGGTTCATTTGACAAAAAATTAAGAAATTACGAACTACTTTCTGGTGAAAATGACATCATTGGTGAATGCCTTTTCCGACACTTTTAAAACCCTTATTGTGATTATTGGTTGTAGATTTATTAGGTTGTAAAATAAAAAGGGTTCGAACAGTCTTATCATAACATATATTACTAACTGCACGAGGCAAATAGCGATTGCGTTTACTTTATCTAAACATACAAACGGTGCACTATTTATTAAAGGAAGCTAATAAATGTAAGGGctgtaaaaataaaagaatCGATAACTCTGAATCTCAGCAGTAAGTTAAGTGTTTATTCACAATCATTTATCATTTTTGATATGATTACTTTGGTACCTTTCAAACCTCAACCAGTGCGGTCTTTCTCTAATGTACAGCATAAATTCacagaaaataaaacaatcatttgaTTATGTAGCTCGAAACAAGATAATAAATAAGTTTTCATACAATCTTGGTTTTATTGTTTACTGATTATTAATAGCGCATGGTGTAAACGTTGTAACTATATTCCGTGATGGGATGTTTACTAAGTATTGACGAGAAGGAAGCTGTTCTAAGATCTAAACAGATAGACGCCTCACTCAAAAGCGATGGCGAAAAAATGGCAAGAATAGCTAAGCTGTTGTTGTTGGGTAATCTTCAAAGTTTCATAACCTTTTAATAATACAAGGTGCTGGTGAGTCTGGGAAAAGTACAATACTTAAGCAGCTAAAGTAGGGTCAGTCAATTTTTAGATGAATTTTTTAGGATTATTCACCAATCTAGCTACACAAGAGAGGAGTGCTTACTTTATAAGCCTGTTGTTTATAGCAACACCGTTCAGAGTATGATAGCAATTATACGAGCCATGGGTCACTTGTACATTAAATTTGAGGACGAGTGTCGAATAGTGAGTCGTTTTTCTTGTGAAAATTATCCTCTTTGAATCAACGTCTTAAAACGTCTATCCTTAATTGAATTGATAGATTTTAATTATTGACGATGGTATTTAAAAACATTGCTTTGTCGTGTGTCTTGGTCTCAAACAATTTACTACTTTAACGAAGCAATTTTGAGCAAAACTACATATAAGGCAAAAGTAAACATGTTGCAATCCTTATAAATTGTCCTAACCTAAAGACATAGCTTTTTCATGGTCCTAATCGATAGAAAATTACGTGTAAATTTACTAAGGTGTTCAGAACACTTCAGGCTTTAGTTAGAGCAGATAAAATCGTTTTTATAGTTAAACTGGATTTTCAATCGTTTGTTATGTATTTAACCAAATTAGCTGTCTTGACTTTGTTACGAGCTCAAGAATTGTAGTTTATGGCTGAAACTGTGATATTAAATCTTGAAACAGATGTGGAACTCCAAACAATTTTGGCGTTTTGAAAAATATAgcatattttattaattcatgCTGTTTACGTGGTTTGTCGCTGGCTTGTTTGTTTCGCTATAGAtacatatattaatattaccCATCGATTTATTCCTTCAAATGTTCTTTTTTGGGCAAAGTGATATATCATTAAGTGATTTTTTACCTGGCATACTTATCCGCAAGAGACGTCCATTCTTTCCTACGAATGTCGAAATGTCGaagaaaactaataataaattaccATGTTTTCAGGCTTGCCTACTGTTGTAGATAGCTCTTTACTAAAATACTAACTGAACTCGGGGATAACTAGGGATCGAGAGTTGCACAGACCATACAGTATGCACAGACTAATCAAGCAACATAGACAAAGTAAAACAAATTCCATAAATAATTCTACCAAGGTTAGCACTTAGGAAATAAGCATATTATAATTTTCTGCTTGACGTCTAACTATTTCTTGTTAAAATGGTATTCTTATGTTACACCTTACAAAAACAAGCCATATGacttatttcataaaatttgcATTTGAGTGAACAACATATCAAGCTTGCAACTCTGGATAAGTTCACATAAAAACCTAAAAGTTACACGTTACTAATAAAAATTCACTAGCTAAATAAACTTTTGATAAATGACATTGATATACACTGATAATTAAGAGTAATATGGTGTATGTTAAAATGCATTTGGTTgcccccacttgtgttctcactGCTTATAGTAATAAAATTTTGCCTAAGAAGATACCTAAAAAGGTACCCAAAACTTGCTTGTTAGCTTTGAGTATATGATCTTTAACCTGACATTTTTGACGCAAAAGTGTGACCAGGAGATCTTATCCATATTTACTTTTGTCttgtattattttaattgttatgcattaattttttaaaatcttaatGAAAAATCACTTTTAAGTCATTTTTAGAccgttgattaaattttttctAGTGTATTCAAGTTATTACTTCCTCAAATatcagaaaaaatattttatttactgcAAATCTTAAATAGGACGACGCTCGAACTTTATTTGCGTGTGCGAATGAGGCCGCAGACGGTTACTTATCAACTGAATTATATAGTGCTCTTTATCAACTCTGGAATGATGATGGTGTTCAACAATGTTTCAAGCGTTCAAGAGAATATCAATTAAATGATTCAGCATCTTAGTaagttttgaataataaattaaagttTACGCACCATTAGAGTTAAGATCAGTCGCATTAGAAGGAGGTAAATGTTGTAGCAAAACATTTGattcaatatataatattataaCAGACTCTATGAATGCATTCAAACTGGCGGCAGCGATAGATATCATAACATAAACAGTTGtatagataaataattttttcgTCTTGAGGTTAGCTAAGTGAGAATCCTTTGCCATCAACCTAGCCCTCCAACTTggtagttatttaataattgtaAAAGAAACTAGGCGTTATATTAGTGGAAAAAAAACGAGCCACACGCCTGAACATATTAGCTACAAGTAGTTGTTTGGTGAACCGGATGATATcagatttttaaaatattcatcagCTGTATtaacaaagaaataaaaaagaaacatttctatgatcattatttatatgTCTTATTTTTACTGAAAGTGAGGAGAAAATAGGGAGTGTCATATTCTACTCTTGTATTGTATAAAAAAAATGCCCTCTGTATTGATATTACCCCTAGCCATTTTGGCTTTCCAAAGAAAGCGTTACCATCCGCCGACATTGGAGTAAATATTTCGGGATATCGCCAAGAGTTTACGTGAATTATAATCAAGAGAtggaaaaattataaaacacaaATGTTATTTTGCCACAACAAATGGCTAAAGCAACTGCTTTCCCATTGTTTCTATTCTTTTGCAGCTTTTTCAATTCTTTAGATAGATTGGCTAAACATGATTACATTCCGACCGATCAAGACGTATTAAGAACACGTGTAAAGACTACGGGCATACAAGAAACTCAGTTTTCTTACAAAAAGATTGAGTTCCGGTAAATGTTTTAATAGTGAATCCTGATTGATGTTCGCTTAAATCAAACTTGTTAACTCTAAGAGCGGCAATAGTTTCAAGTTCTCCAATAATGTCACCACCAGGAAGTTTTAAGTAGTATGTTGAGATGACgttttttatgaaaatattattcatgTGATAAACTGAGAATAATTTGCGTTTTCAGTTGACTTTTATTAAACTTCTAATGAAAACAAATTAGAGCAAGATGAAGCGACTGAAAACAGAAGGCATTGGGAGAAAAGTGTTTCGTTAAAATCGTTTTGTTTCATCTTGAGCTAAACGACGCTTTATTCACGTGATGTAAGTTTCCGAACAGCCGAGCAGAGAAAATGACATCTTTCAACCAAACTTTGAAGCATAGTTACTTTTAAATAATTCTTTTTGATCAAGAAATCATTCTTTATCTGcgaatatttttattcatgGTCATTTTTACGTTCGTTTGAAAATATAGCAATCAATTCAGTTTACAATCCGTCGACCGAAATTCTTTGATATTCTTTACACTTTGGCTTAATTTAGTACTTCAGTGAACAAACACTCAGGTggggaagaccaatttattgtttcttGTACAATTAAATAGTAgtttagtaaaatgtgaaaattatacGCCAACTACATTATTTGCGAATCTCCCTTGAGTTATCTCTTACAAGCTTCCTTGTTCCTTTGTTTCTGTTTTCATCTTGATTACTTCTCTCTTCTCTTCATT
This window encodes:
- the GNAI1 gene encoding Guanine nucleotide-binding protein G(i) subunit alpha-1 (EggNog:ENOG410V44R~COG:T), with product MGCLLSIDEKEAVLRSKQIDASLKSDGEKMARIAKLLLLGAGESGKSTILKQLKIIHQSSYTREECLLYKPVVYSNTVQSMIAIIRAMGHLYIKFEDECRIDDARTLFACANEAADGYLSTELYSALYQLWNDDGVQQCFKRSREYQLNDSASYFFNSLDRLAKHDYIPTDQDVLRTRVKTTGIQETQFSYKKIEFR
- the GNAI1 gene encoding Guanine nucleotide-binding protein G(i) subunit alpha-1, variant 2 (EggNog:ENOG410UJ2C~COG:T) is translated as MGCLLSIDEKEAVLRSKQIDASLKSDGEKMARIAKLLLLGAGESGKSTILKQLKIIHQSSYTREECLLYKPVVYSNTVQSMIAIIRAMGHLYIKFEDECRIDDARTLFACANEAADGYLSTELYSALYQLWNDDGVQQCFKRSREYQLNDSASYFFNSLDRLAKHDYIPTDQDVLRTRVKTTGIQETQFSYKKIEFRLVDVGGQRSERKKWIHCFQDVTAIIFVVALSEYDLGLAEDQTTNRMVESMNLFDSICNNSWFTETSMLLFLNKRDLFEQKIYHSPLTICFPEYIGENNYQEAGLYIQTKFEALNRQTTKEIYTHFTCATDTTNIQFVFDAVTDVIIRRNLKLDGLL